A region of Streptomyces sp. NBC_01788 DNA encodes the following proteins:
- a CDS encoding CpaF family protein — MTAVDHQLVKRFRQDAGDRIAEQRRLDQVNGVTPMSGEDERQYARAVIAQILEEYARAEINAGRTPLDAETEEQYAAAVHAALFGVGRLQPLLDDPQVENIDINGCDQVFVGYADGREVTGEPVAETDEELIELIQVLGAYSGLSSRPFDSANPQLDLRLPDGSRLSAVMDVTRRPALSIRRARMGKVFISDLVGNGTLAPELGHFLACAVRARKNIMIAGATNAGKTTLLRALANEIPPHERLITVERALELGLDAFPELHPNVVAFEERLPNSEGQGIISMAELVRRSLRMNPSRVIVGEVLGDEIVTMLNAMSQGNDGSLSTIHANGSSEVFNRISTYALQATERLPIEASQMLIAGAVNFVVFIQRRNNFQTGGRLQRSVTSVREVNGVDGRVLSSEVFAETPDGRVVPHAPIACLEDLMAHGYQPHGNWG; from the coding sequence ATGACCGCTGTCGACCACCAACTGGTCAAGCGGTTCAGGCAGGACGCCGGTGACCGCATCGCCGAGCAGCGCCGCCTCGACCAGGTCAACGGCGTCACGCCGATGTCCGGCGAGGACGAGCGCCAGTACGCCCGCGCGGTCATAGCGCAGATACTGGAGGAGTACGCCCGCGCCGAGATCAACGCGGGCCGCACGCCGCTGGACGCCGAGACCGAGGAGCAGTACGCGGCCGCCGTGCACGCGGCGCTGTTCGGCGTCGGCCGGCTCCAGCCGCTGCTCGACGACCCGCAGGTCGAGAACATCGACATCAACGGCTGCGACCAGGTGTTCGTCGGATACGCCGACGGGCGCGAGGTCACGGGAGAGCCGGTCGCCGAGACCGACGAGGAGCTGATCGAGCTCATCCAGGTGCTCGGCGCCTACTCGGGTCTGTCGTCACGCCCCTTCGACTCCGCCAACCCGCAGCTCGACCTGCGGCTGCCGGACGGTTCGCGGCTGTCGGCCGTCATGGACGTGACCCGCCGGCCCGCGCTGTCCATCCGCCGGGCCCGGATGGGCAAGGTGTTCATCTCCGACCTGGTCGGCAACGGCACGCTCGCGCCGGAGCTGGGGCACTTCCTTGCCTGCGCGGTCCGCGCCCGCAAGAACATCATGATCGCGGGCGCGACGAACGCCGGGAAGACGACGCTGCTGCGTGCCCTCGCCAACGAGATCCCGCCGCACGAACGGCTCATCACGGTCGAGCGGGCACTGGAGCTGGGCCTCGACGCGTTCCCCGAACTGCACCCGAACGTCGTGGCGTTCGAGGAGCGGCTGCCCAACTCGGAGGGCCAAGGGATTATTTCCATGGCGGAGCTGGTGCGCCGGTCCCTCCGTATGAACCCCTCCCGCGTCATCGTCGGCGAGGTGCTCGGCGACGAGATCGTGACCATGCTGAACGCGATGTCGCAGGGCAACGACGGTTCGCTGTCCACGATCCACGCCAACGGCTCCAGCGAGGTCTTCAACCGCATCTCCACCTACGCGTTGCAGGCGACCGAGCGGCTGCCCATCGAGGCCAGCCAGATGCTGATCGCGGGCGCGGTGAACTTCGTCGTCTTCATCCAGCGGCGCAACAACTTCCAGACCGGTGGCCGGCTTCAGCGCAGTGTGACCTCGGTCCGCGAGGTCAACGGCGTCGACGGCCGGGTGCTGTCCAGCGAGGTGTTCGCCGAGACGCCCGACGGCCGGGTCGTGCCGCACGCGCCCATAGCCTGCCTGGAGGACCTCATGGCGCACGGTTACCAGCCCCACGGAAACTGGGGGTGA